One window of bacterium genomic DNA carries:
- a CDS encoding cyclic nucleotide-binding domain-containing protein produces MLTTVEKVIFLQDVDVFAKIPLEDLAYVAMIADEVVAEPGRVLYAEGDISDSMYLVLDGSIRLQRGGIEVMLAGPRDVFGTWALFDDETRIVTAVAAEESNLLRIDKEDFLDLLADHSRITEGVLKVLASKLRNLVG; encoded by the coding sequence ATGTTGACTACCGTTGAAAAGGTCATCTTCTTGCAAGACGTGGATGTCTTTGCCAAGATCCCGCTGGAAGATCTGGCCTACGTTGCCATGATCGCCGATGAGGTTGTGGCCGAGCCGGGGCGAGTTCTTTACGCGGAAGGCGACATATCGGACTCGATGTATCTTGTGTTGGACGGCAGCATTCGTCTGCAGCGCGGCGGCATTGAGGTGATGCTCGCCGGACCGCGGGACGTATTCGGAACGTGGGCGCTGTTTGACGACGAGACCAGAATCGTCACGGCGGTCGCGGCGGAAGAGAGCAACTTGCTGCGGATTGACAAAGAGGATTTTCTGGATTTGCTCGCGGACCACTCCAGAATTACCGAGGGTGTTCTGAAAGTTCTGGCATCCAAGTTGCGCAATTTGGTCGGCTGA
- a CDS encoding response regulator, with amino-acid sequence MSEKVTPQIIVLVDDEEMVLISIRSLIELETDYTCVPFKSANQALDFVASSNDISLVVSDYLMPEMNGITFLSKVRQLRPDVPRILLTGYADKENAIKAINEVGLFQYIEKPWDNSDLLLIFRNGLEKQQLMRKLQEKIDEINKAYGDLDSLHREIVKAFV; translated from the coding sequence ATGTCCGAGAAGGTTACACCGCAAATTATTGTTCTTGTGGACGACGAGGAAATGGTACTCATCAGCATTCGTTCGCTGATCGAGCTTGAGACCGATTATACTTGCGTGCCGTTCAAGTCCGCGAATCAGGCCTTGGATTTCGTCGCATCTTCCAATGACATCAGCCTGGTTGTATCAGACTATCTCATGCCGGAGATGAATGGCATCACCTTTCTGTCGAAAGTGCGGCAGTTGCGGCCCGACGTCCCGCGGATTCTGCTGACCGGTTACGCCGACAAAGAAAACGCGATCAAGGCGATCAATGAGGTCGGCTTGTTTCAGTATATCGAGAAGCCGTGGGACAACAGCGACCTGCTGCTGATCTTCCGGAATGGACTGGAGAAGCAGCAGTTGATGCGCAAATTGCAGGAGAAGATTGACGAGATCAACAAGGCTTACGGCGATCTCGACTCGCTGCACAGGGAGATCGTCAAGGCCTTCGTTTAG